A stretch of the Capsicum annuum cultivar UCD-10X-F1 chromosome 10, UCD10Xv1.1, whole genome shotgun sequence genome encodes the following:
- the LOC107844994 gene encoding probable pectinesterase/pectinesterase inhibitor 42: protein MASQCKISTFRNDAEPRKFQRSSYGFVLQMSIRGVSRHLIYEKNCLIEARIPLDKQYNTSTAQKRNLKDDQTGLVRQNCSIKAIRDFEKMDNITTYLGRPWGVFSWTVVMESYINHLIDPRGWTEWIDTNKSVVRRPFYLEYKYRGPGAVTKGRVTWENVTTDQSIASNFTVRHFINGDEWISVDIPHYLDLS from the exons ATGGCTTCACAGTGCAAGATATCAACCTTTAGGAATGATGCTGAACCAAGAAAGTTTCAGAGAAGCAGCTATGGCTTTGTTCTACAGATGTCGATTCGAGGGGTATCAAGACACCTTATATACGAAAAG AACTGTTTAATTGAAGCACGCATTCCATTGGACAAGCAGTATAATACAAGCACGGCACAAAAGAGAAACCTTAAGGATGATCAAACTGGACTAGTGCGTCAAAATTGCAGTATAAAAGCTATTCGAGATTTCGAGAAAATGGACAACATCACCACATATTTAGGTCGTCCCTGGGGAGTATTCTCTTGGACAGTGGTTATGGAAAGTTACATTAACCACTTGATAGATCCTAGAGGATGGACTGAGTGGATTGATACAAATAAATCTGTTGTTCGTCGCCCATTTTATCTTGAATACAAGTATAGAGGACCAGGTGCTGTTACAAAGGGACGTGTGACATGGGAAAATGTCACTACTGATCAGAGCATAGCATCGAATTTCACTGTCAGACATTTTATAAATGGGGATGAGTGGATTTCCGTTGATATTCCACATTACTTAGATTTATCCTGA